DNA from Zonotrichia leucophrys gambelii isolate GWCS_2022_RI chromosome 5, RI_Zleu_2.0, whole genome shotgun sequence:
CTGTCGCTGGGCCACCCCTATTTCTACCGGCGGCACCTGACGCGGCGGCTGGGCGCGGCGCTGGgcccggcggccgcggggctgTGCGCGCTGTTCTGCGCGCTGCCGCTGCTGGGCTTCGGCGAGCCCATGCAGTACTGCCCGGGCACCTGGTGCTTCATCCGCATGGCCGGCGGCGGCCCGGGCCGCCTGGGCTTCCCCGTGCTCTACGCCAGCCTGATGGGCTTGCTGGTGCTGGCCATCGTGGCGTGCAACGTGAGCAGCATGCGGCAGCTGTACGGCATGGCCCGCAGGCAGCCCCGCCGCGGGAcggccccgggccccgccgccccgcacATGGAGGAGCTCGATCACCTCGTCCTGCTGGCGCTCATGACCGTGCTCTTCACCGTCTGCTCGCTGCCGCTCATCGTGAGTAATCCCGGCAGAATCGCGCTGCCCCTGCGAGAGAGGGTGGGGGGGATGCTTTGGGTCGGTCAGTGCGTGGAATCCTTTGGGAAAGATCCTGTCCGCAGCACcatgctgtggcagggaggttggattGATGATTTGGCCCCTTTGGAATTGTTCCCCACCCTGTCCATAGGGGTCAGGCATGCTGGAATCACCCCATGCCCCTGCGGGTGGTTGCTGCATTAATCCATTTGGAAAAATACCCTTTCTTAGCACCATCTCCTGACAGGGAGGTTGGATTGATGATTTGGCCCCTTTGGAGTTGTTCCCCACCCTGTCCATGGGGGTCAGCACGCTGGAATCACCCCACGCCCCATTGCTCGGTGCATTAATCCATTAGGAAAAATATCCCTTAGCCCcatgctgtggcagggagattGGATTGGTGATTTGGCCCCTTTGGAATAGCCCCCGTCCTGTCCAGGGGGTCAGGCTGTTGTTAAAACCCCCTGGAATATCCCCCCCACCAGCACCACTCACTGGAGAGGTCAGAGCTCTGATTTTGGGATAAACCCTGACACCACCACCAGCTCCTGGGGGCCAAGGCTTTGCCTGCTTCCAAATCCTGCCCCACTCTGCCCACAGGCACCAGGTCACTGCCTAAAACTCCTTGGAATaacccccaccaccaccaccaccccccattcccaggggtcAGGAGCTGTTTAAGCCCCTTGGAATAAACTCTGGAGCCACCCCCCATTCCTGGGGGTGCCAGGAGATCATTGCTTTAGTCCTTTGTGAGTAATCCACCCCTCCAAGGGTCAGGTTATGACTTTAATCCCCTTGGAATAAATCCCCCCTGGGTCCACTCTCCCATTCTGGGAGGTTCCCCACCCTCGACACAAGCACCACATCCCTAGTTCTCAATTtattgaaattaattaaataaattaaatttatttaataataacaaacaaataaaacaatcaattttaattaaagattATGTCAGATAATTACTTTGTCCCCCCTCTGAGTGTCCCCCACCCTACCCTAGAGATCTGAGTGTTGCTTTAACCCCCATGGAATAATGTCCAACACCCATCCTGGGATGGGGGAATTAATTCATTGCTTAATCCTCCTGGAATaaccccaacaaccccaccaccctgtcctgggggtTGATTTACTGCTCAAATTTCCTGGGAATATTTGCCCCCCATCCCACTCTGTCACAAGCAGGGTCATTCCATTGCCCCTCCCTGGAATACCCAATGccagccccacatccccagGGGTCAGCTCATTGGTTTAACCCCCTAAAACAACCCCCATCATCACCTCTCTGTGCCCCAGGTGTTGGAGGGGTCAGTGAATTATTCTATCTgagtgtcccctccccatcccagttTGCTGCTTTAACTCCATTGGAATTACACCCACCCCTATCCCATCACCATCCCTCTGTTCCTCTGAGGGGTTTAAGGTTTGGGAGGGGGTGTCAGTTCCTTGCATCAGACCCCTTAATAACCTCCTGTTCCAGCCCTTATCAACCCTTCAAAACCCCCATTCCCACCCTTATCAGACCCCTCAATTGCccccttccccattcccacccctgtCAGACCCCTCAATTGCCCCCCTCCTGTTCCCACCCTTATCAACTCTTCAaaacccccattcccatccttaTCAGAGCCTTCAAAAcctccattcccaccccatGAGACCCCTCAAtaatcccccattcccatctcaTCAGACCCCTCAAaccttcccattcccacccttATCAGACCCTTCAATAGCCCCCCCCCCCGTCCCCACCCTTATCAACCCttcaaaatccccattcccacccatATCAGACCCCTCAacaatccccattcccacctttATCAGATCTTTCAAAACCCCCCATTCCCACCCTTATCAGACCCTTCAAAATCTCCATTCCCACCCTTATCAACCCTTCAAAATCCCCCATCTCCACTCTTATCAACTCTTCAAAATCTCCCATCTCTACCCTTATCAACCCTTCAGAACTCCCCATTCCCACGCCTATCAGACCCCTCAATTGCCCCCCATTCCCACCCTTATCACCCTCTCAGTAACCCCTCATCTCCACCCCCATGTCCCAAAGCTGCTGGGCAGATCCAGCTCCCTgtgacccccccaaaatccttcacttcttccccagggatgggatccccCCGGCAGGAGggacccctctgtgcccccttTGTCCCCCACTCCTGGGTGGCTCAGATCCTGCACTTCCACTGTTCCATGGCTCAGATCCTGCACTTCCACTGTTCCATGGCTCAGATCCTGCACTTTCACGTTTCCATGGGTCAGATCCTGCACTTCCATCTTTCCATGGGTGGGGTTCCTGCAGTTCCACCTTTCCATGGGTCAGATCCTGCACTTCCACCTTTCCATGGCTCAGATTCTGCACTTCCACCTTTCCATGAGTGGGATCCTTCAGTTCCACCTTTCCATGGGTGGGATCCTGCACTTCCACCTTTCCATGGGTGGGATCCTGCACTTCCACCTTTCCATGGCTCAGATCCTGCACTTCCACCTTTCCATCaccctctgcaggcagagctgttgCCACAGGCGGGGCCACCCCACAGTcagggtgggagctgtgcaTGGGTGACAATTTCCACATCCTCTTCCTGTCACCTCTGGAGCCACCCCATGAGGTGTCagccacccacagccctggcacagctgggctcaaACTGGTTTTGTCACCAACCCAGGCTGAATCCCTGCTGAGTTATCCAATGGATAGATCCCATTTCCATGGCAAGGGGACCAGCACAAGTGGAGTGCCCCAGCcttggggacagagcagcactTGCTCTGTTGTTGATGTTGTTGGATGATTCCTTCATCCATGAAGAATTCCTGGTCACTGGGACCACATTTCCACCTCCAACATCCTTTTCCTGATAGGATGTGCTATCCCTGAGCCACAACCATCCCTGATCCATCCCCACTCCCAGCTGCATCCACAACCCACAGTAACCCTCATCTCCACCCCCATGTCCCAAAGCTGCTGGGCAGATCCAGCTCCCTGtgaccaccccaaaatcctctcacttcttccccagggatgggatccccCCGGCAGGAGggacccctctgtgcccctttGTCTCCTGATCCCACCCATGGGGTTAAAACTCCTTTTGCTGCCCTGGCAATATTTTTACCCCCACCACAGCACGACCTCCTTTAATTTCCTTCCCTAACTTCTCCCATTCCgtggatatttatttattttttcccccagatccGTGCCTACATGGGCGCCTTCGCCGCCGATTTCAACGAGAACGCCGACCTGAGCGCGCTGCGCTTCCTCTCCGTCAACTCCATCGTGGACCCCTGGGTGTTCATCATCTTCCGCACCTCCGTGTTCCGCTCCTTCGTGCGCCGCGTCTGCCGCCGCCTGGGCTCCCGCAGAGCCTCGCTGTCCCCCCGGGGTGCTGCTGACAGCCCCTTCTGTCCCCACCGgccagccccgccgccgcccggcatCCCCTGAGCCAGCGCCGCCCCGCGCAGCGCGCGAGGATGAGGAGCGAGCCTTcggcccccagccctgccctggagcatCCCGAGGTGCCACAGAGCGCTGGCAGGGCGGGGACGGCGTCCAGCTCGCCGTGAAGGGtttctgtgccctgcccaggttGTGGTTTTGCCCCAGAGAGGATCCGGGATCtgctgggatgtggggatgtTCCGAGCAGCAGCGATTtgtggaggggctggggagagcccGGCTCCAGGATGCAGAAGGGCTTTGGAGTGTGGTTCAGGAGAAGTGAGGGTGTGTCCCTGTGGAATAAAAGTGGTTCGGTGTTTCATCACCTCGGCCTGTGCACGATCCCATTCCGTGCCAAGgaatgggtttggggtgtccccagactgggtgaggagcaggaggcactCTGAAATTCCAGCAGCAATTGCTGgtgtgaggaggagctggatgcaggtggaatccctccctggcacccctggaATCCCTCCCTCCACCGCTGCCCAGGATCTTCCCTATTcccaaggcagggctgtggtttgtcCGCCCTTATCTCGCTCTCCTCTGTCAAACTCCGAGCACTGATGTTGCATTTGTGCTCTCAGCCGTACCTGTTGTGCtgtaattatttaaattcagtATTTATGGCTGTCCTGAGCCTCAATGAGAGCAGTAATTGAgagaacacagagcctggcGTGCAAGAGGGCAATCCTTTTAATGGGAGACCCATTTCCTCTCGAGCACAGGTTGAATTAAATACTGGATCTAATTTTTGCCTTAAGTGACCATTTAGGCCAAAAAACATCACGATGACCAAGTGTTGAGTGCCCTTGGAGGAGACAGAGGGTATTTCTCTCCTCTGTTTAGCTAAGCCTTGCAAGGTGTAGCCGTGTTCCTGCCTGCTCTCACGTGATGTTTGCTCTTGGTGCCAAACAGATTCTGCTTTTGAAGGGAAAATATCTTGGAGTTTTTGGAGGTGACCTGCTGGGCTTGGCTCTGGCTGTTGCTCCCAGCTGGATAaaagggcagagctgcatttggggatgttttgggggcCCCTGTGAGCTGCCAGCTGAGTGCCTCTCCTTGGGTTTTtccaaggagaaagaaggaaacaagggTTGGTTCATGGATTGGTTTCATGTTACTGGCGTGGTATTGACTCGGAGATGGCTCACGTGGGGCTGCAGAGTCAacagctcccagcctgctccGTGGCTTTCCTGGGACCTGTTccactgcagccaggagagaTAACAGCCCTGGAAAACTTTGTTGTGTCCCTCTAAACTGGGATCTCCTTCCCCCAAATGTCTGTGCTCCACTCGGGACAGACAGAGTAGGCacggccaggctgggagagtttggtgtgggatcatggaatggtcACTGAGGTGGGATGAGATTTCCAAGGTGAGGGCATTCTGGGGGTGCAGGGCATCATCTGCCCCCGGTGCCTGTGAGGATTCACCCCTGGAGAGGCCCTGGCCCAGGAAAagtcccattcccaggaaattCCCTGCCCCGTGACGTGTGTGTTTGGATCCCAGGGTAA
Protein-coding regions in this window:
- the PTGDR gene encoding prostaglandin D2 receptor, coding for MEAEGYRCRSSRHIESGQSAVPSSVLFSAGLLGNVLALLLLGQHRRRSRSSPGGRPPRVSAFYVLVTALAVTDLLGKCLISPMVLAAYAYNRSLSQLGPPVRGEEQPGVLCQLFAFLMAFFGLAPTLLLLAMALECWLSLGHPYFYRRHLTRRLGAALGPAAAGLCALFCALPLLGFGEPMQYCPGTWCFIRMAGGGPGRLGFPVLYASLMGLLVLAIVACNVSSMRQLYGMARRQPRRGTAPGPAAPHMEELDHLVLLALMTVLFTVCSLPLIIRAYMGAFAADFNENADLSALRFLSVNSIVDPWVFIIFRTSVFRSFVRRVCRRLGSRRASLSPRGAADSPFCPHRPAPPPPGIP